The genomic interval tgtggtgttggagaggactcttgagagtcccttggactgcaaggagatccaaccagtccatcctaaaggagatcagtcctgggtgttcattggaaggactgatgctgaagctgaaactccaatactttggccacctcatgtgaagagctgactcattggaaaagaccctgatgctgggagggattgggggcaggaggtgaaggggatgacagaggctggaTCCATCCATGCCatccagatggttggatggcatcactgactcaatggacatgagtttgagtaaactccaggagttggtgatggacagggaggcctagcatgctgcgattcatggggtctcaaagagtcggacacgactgagtgactgaactgaactgtgagtaACACAGATATAGTATCCACTAGCAAAAAGGAAACATAGAAGATATATACCTTTCAGTATAAAAACTCCAGAAGAGGACAAATACTGAGTCAGGAAATTCCAGTATCTATAACAGTGGATGAGAAAATACTTTTCAACAATATTATGATCATATTATGATCACATACTATGAACATTTGGCAAAGTAaagatcaaaaatattttcatctaaaCTGATACCACatagaaaaaaacacaaatcagaaaaaaaaaaaaaaagactttcactCTGGGTTCAAAAGACATTGTAATGACATTGAGACATGTAGTATATAACTGTGTATTTAATGTCCAGGGTAACAACACACAAGTAGTAAAGACGATGGGAACATAGAGGGATGGTTATTATCTTAAGTGTTCAGATCAGCAACACAAACTAGAAATTAATACCGTGGGATCCCTATTCAAGATGAGGCACTTATAAGGAAAAACcatatttatttccattaaaaaaattcacccTACCCTGAGTTTTCaagtacaaaataaatgaagtgcTGAAGGCTTTCCCTGCATTCTTTCCATTCATAATGTTTCTCCCCCTTGACTGCTTCATTTATAAGCTTTTAAGGGAGAAGGCTTTCCCACCAGTCTTCGTATTCAGAATTTTTCTCCAGTGTGCGTCTTTGTGTGTCTCTGCAGGGATATGAGACACCTGTAGGCTTTTTCACACTGCTGACATTCGTACGGTTTCTCTTCACTGTGAGTTATCATGTGTCCTTGCAAAGATCTCGGATacctgaaggctttcccacactgCTGGCACTGATAAGGCTTCTCTTCACTGTGTGTTTTCATGTGTTCTCGAAGGGATGAAGAAGTGATGAATGCTTTTCTGCATTCTGTACACTCATAGGGTTTTACTCCACTGTGtgttttcacatgttttctgAAGTACTTAGGACAACTGTAGGATTTCCCACAATCATTACACACATaaggcttctctcctgtgtgtaTCCTCACATGTCCTTGCAGGGATTTGAGATAGGGGAAAGCTTTGCCACACTGCTTACATTCATAGggcttttctccactgtgtgttCGCATGTGTTCCCGAAGGTAAGTGCACCAGCTGAAAGCCTTGCCACACTGCTTACACTCatagggcttctctccagtgtgcATTCGCACATGTTCTCGGAAGTGTGAGATGCCAGTAAAAGCTTTCCCACATTCTTTGCATTtgtagggtttctctccagtgtgagttcTCACGTGCCGTTTAAGTTGGCAATAATAACTGAAAGATTTCCCACACACGTCACACACATAGATTTTCTGGCCATATTGACCTCTCTTATGTCCCTGAAAAGTGAGAGCTTCTCCAGATTTTTTACAGTCTAAGGACTGTTTACTACTGTGACTCTTCATGCATCTCTTAGATGCTCTCCCAGCATCTTGACATTTATCAGGTTTCTCTATAAAGTCTGTTTCCCCAGCAGGGCTGAGGCACAAGACACAGCTGCAGGTTTGTCCACATTCCTCACATGTATAAGGTTTTTGTCCAGTGTGAGACTTTTGCTGATTCTTCTTCAAGGAATGATCCCTGAAGGCTTTTCCACATGTAATACATTGATGAGGCTGAATTTTAATCTGATAACTCTCATGCACAGTAAGATCTATAATCCTGTTTGGAGTTTTTAGAGATTGATGATCTTCTTTACCTTCACAGAGACTTTCCACCAAATGATTTCTGGTCAAAACAGGAAGTGAATTACTAGGGATTAATGATTTGTTTATGGTTATTCATGATTATTTTGACTATATATTTGTGATTTTCAATGAATGGGCAT from Dama dama isolate Ldn47 chromosome 9, ASM3311817v1, whole genome shotgun sequence carries:
- the LOC133062143 gene encoding zinc finger protein 77-like isoform X1, translating into MLWRTRNEEKMDSVVFEDVAVNFTLEEWELLDPAQRKLYRDVMLETCRNLATVGSCPQVKVNISSPQWDILETGLCIEREVVRFTRNDSRSVLGENWAFHNPQDQHLTEERHVRNHLVESLCEGKEDHQSLKTPNRIIDLTVHESYQIKIQPHQCITCGKAFRDHSLKKNQQKSHTGQKPYTCEECGQTCSCVLCLSPAGETDFIEKPDKCQDAGRASKRCMKSHSSKQSLDCKKSGEALTFQGHKRGQYGQKIYVCDVCGKSFSYYCQLKRHVRTHTGEKPYKCKECGKAFTGISHFREHVRMHTGEKPYECKQCGKAFSWCTYLREHMRTHSGEKPYECKQCGKAFPYLKSLQGHVRIHTGEKPYVCNDCGKSYSCPKYFRKHVKTHSGVKPYECTECRKAFITSSSLREHMKTHSEEKPYQCQQCGKAFRYPRSLQGHMITHSEEKPYECQQCEKAYRCLISLQRHTKTHTGEKF
- the LOC133062143 gene encoding zinc finger protein 77-like isoform X2, which produces MDSVVFEDVAVNFTLEEWELLDPAQRKLYRDVMLETCRNLATVGSCPQVKVNISSPQWDILETGLCIEREVVRFTRNDSRSVLGENWAFHNPQDQHLTEERHVRNHLVESLCEGKEDHQSLKTPNRIIDLTVHESYQIKIQPHQCITCGKAFRDHSLKKNQQKSHTGQKPYTCEECGQTCSCVLCLSPAGETDFIEKPDKCQDAGRASKRCMKSHSSKQSLDCKKSGEALTFQGHKRGQYGQKIYVCDVCGKSFSYYCQLKRHVRTHTGEKPYKCKECGKAFTGISHFREHVRMHTGEKPYECKQCGKAFSWCTYLREHMRTHSGEKPYECKQCGKAFPYLKSLQGHVRIHTGEKPYVCNDCGKSYSCPKYFRKHVKTHSGVKPYECTECRKAFITSSSLREHMKTHSEEKPYQCQQCGKAFRYPRSLQGHMITHSEEKPYECQQCEKAYRCLISLQRHTKTHTGEKF